The proteins below are encoded in one region of bacterium:
- a CDS encoding cold shock domain-containing protein, whose amino-acid sequence MPRGRVKWFNENKGYGFIEQLDGGEDVFVHFSVIQMEGFRTLPQGAEVEFECVPGEKGLQATKVIKL is encoded by the coding sequence ATGCCGCGTGGCCGGGTCAAGTGGTTCAACGAGAACAAGGGGTATGGCTTCATCGAGCAGCTCGATGGGGGCGAAGACGTGTTCGTGCATTTTTCTGTGATTCAAATGGAAGGCTTCCGGACGCTGCCGCAAGGGGCGGAGGTCGAATTCGAATGTGTGCCGGGTGAAAAGGGATTGCAGGCTACCAAAGTCATCAAGCTGTGA
- the xerD gene encoding site-specific tyrosine recombinase XerD → MNTALGNYLSEFLDYLRAEKHLAHNTVISYGFDLRRYTAFLAGRGLTTPDQVTVTDIRALLTELTQLGLATTSIGRQLAAIRMFHRYLVGEKYCNHDPAEPIALPRQSQKIPRVLDISDIEQLLQQPEVSTVLGVRDRALLEFLYATGARVSEAIELGMDDLFLPQRLVRIFGKGQKERLVPIGEVAVRWLQEYFTHARPRLIRRRAQDKVFVNARGGKLSRMGVWKILRGHLQAAGITKPASPHTIRHSFATHLLEGGADLRAVQEMLGHADLATTQIYTHLDRAYLKEVHRQFHPRERHFDATGK, encoded by the coding sequence TTGAACACAGCGCTGGGAAATTACCTCTCTGAATTTCTCGACTACCTGCGCGCCGAGAAACACCTCGCCCACAATACGGTCATCTCCTACGGTTTTGATTTACGCCGCTATACGGCGTTCCTCGCCGGCCGCGGCCTCACCACCCCCGACCAGGTCACCGTCACCGACATCCGCGCACTGCTCACCGAGCTGACGCAATTGGGGCTTGCCACCACCAGCATCGGCCGGCAGCTTGCCGCCATTCGCATGTTTCATCGCTATCTCGTCGGCGAGAAATACTGCAATCACGATCCGGCGGAGCCAATCGCGCTGCCGCGCCAAAGCCAAAAGATTCCCCGGGTGCTGGACATCTCCGATATCGAACAATTGCTGCAGCAGCCGGAGGTCAGTACGGTGCTGGGCGTGCGCGATCGCGCCCTGCTGGAGTTTCTCTATGCCACCGGCGCGCGCGTTTCGGAGGCCATCGAATTGGGAATGGATGATCTCTTCCTGCCGCAGCGCCTGGTGCGCATCTTCGGCAAAGGGCAGAAGGAACGGCTGGTGCCCATCGGCGAAGTCGCGGTCAGGTGGCTGCAGGAGTATTTCACGCACGCCCGGCCGCGGCTGATTCGGCGGCGCGCGCAGGACAAGGTCTTTGTCAACGCGCGCGGCGGCAAGCTCTCGCGCATGGGCGTGTGGAAAATTCTGCGCGGCCATTTGCAGGCAGCCGGCATCACCAAACCCGCCTCGCCGCACACCATTCGCCATTCGTTCGCCACCCACTTGCTGGAAGGCGGCGCGGATTTGCGCGCGGTGCAGGAAATGCTCGGTCATGCCGATTTGGCCACCACTCAGATCTACACCCATCTCGATCGCGCGTACTTGAAGGAAGTTCATCGCCAGTTTCATCCGCGCGAACGCCATTTTGATGCTACAGGTAAATAA
- a CDS encoding methylmalonyl-CoA mutase family protein, translating into MKTDAEIELKNLYTAADVPAAPEPAGEYPFTRGLFAEMYRARLWTMRQYSGYATAEDTNARFRYLLSQGQTGLSTAFDLPTQMGYDSDHKLADGEVGRVGVAISSLEDMERLFDGIRLETVTTSMTINATAAILLALYIAVAKKQNADLHAISGTVQNDILKEYIARATYIFPPAPSLRLVTDMFEFCSQHTPKWNPISISGYHIREAGSDAVQEVAFTFANAIEYVRQAVKRGLDVNVFGPRLSFFFNSHNNFFEEIAKFRAARRLWARLMKERFGATNPKALLLRFHTQTAGATLTAQQPDNNIVRVTLQALAAVLGGTQSLHTNSRDEALALPTEESVMIALRTQQIIAYESGVAAVTDPIGGSYLVESLTNEIERRAEEYLKRIDALGGAVAAIEAGYFQEEIGRRAWEYQQAIERGEKIIVGVNKFQVKEEKKIDLLRVDPRIQAQQIQRLSELRRRRDHAKASELRQRLETAARGKENLMPHIIACVEGYVTLGEIADSLREVFGRYQAK; encoded by the coding sequence ATGAAAACCGACGCCGAAATCGAACTCAAGAATCTCTACACGGCCGCGGACGTCCCAGCGGCGCCGGAGCCTGCCGGCGAATACCCCTTCACCCGCGGCCTCTTCGCGGAAATGTACCGCGCCCGGCTGTGGACCATGCGGCAATACAGCGGCTATGCCACGGCGGAAGACACCAATGCCCGCTTTCGCTATCTGCTCTCGCAGGGCCAAACCGGCCTGTCCACCGCCTTTGATCTGCCCACCCAAATGGGCTATGACTCCGATCACAAACTGGCCGACGGTGAAGTCGGCAGAGTGGGTGTGGCAATCTCGAGTCTGGAGGACATGGAACGCCTGTTCGACGGCATCCGCCTGGAGACGGTCACCACTTCGATGACGATCAATGCCACCGCCGCGATTCTGCTGGCGCTTTACATCGCAGTGGCGAAAAAGCAGAATGCGGACTTGCACGCGATCAGCGGCACGGTGCAGAATGATATCTTAAAGGAGTACATCGCGCGTGCCACCTACATCTTTCCGCCCGCGCCCTCGCTGCGGCTGGTGACCGACATGTTCGAGTTCTGCTCGCAACACACGCCCAAATGGAATCCGATCTCGATCAGCGGCTATCACATTCGCGAGGCCGGCTCGGACGCAGTGCAGGAAGTGGCATTCACCTTTGCCAATGCCATCGAGTATGTGCGTCAGGCCGTCAAGCGCGGTCTGGACGTGAACGTCTTCGGACCCCGCCTGTCGTTTTTCTTCAACAGCCACAACAACTTCTTCGAGGAGATTGCCAAGTTCCGGGCGGCGCGGCGGCTGTGGGCGCGCCTCATGAAGGAAAGATTCGGCGCGACCAATCCCAAAGCCCTGCTGCTGCGCTTTCACACGCAAACCGCGGGCGCAACCCTGACCGCGCAGCAGCCCGACAACAACATCGTGCGCGTGACCCTGCAGGCACTCGCCGCGGTGCTGGGCGGCACCCAATCGCTGCACACCAATTCCCGCGACGAAGCGCTGGCGCTGCCCACCGAGGAATCGGTGATGATCGCGCTGCGCACGCAGCAGATCATCGCCTATGAAAGCGGCGTGGCCGCGGTCACGGATCCCATCGGCGGCAGCTATCTGGTCGAAAGCCTCACCAACGAAATCGAGCGCCGCGCCGAGGAATACCTCAAGCGCATCGATGCCCTCGGCGGCGCGGTGGCCGCAATCGAAGCCGGGTATTTTCAGGAGGAGATTGGCCGGCGCGCGTGGGAATACCAGCAAGCCATCGAACGCGGGGAAAAGATCATCGTGGGCGTCAACAAATTTCAAGTGAAAGAAGAAAAGAAGATCGATCTTTTGCGCGTCGATCCCCGCATTCAAGCGCAGCAAATCCAGCGGCTGTCCGAGTTGCGCCGCCGCCGCGACCATGCCAAAGCCAGCGAGCTGCGGCAGAGACTGGAAACCGCGGCCCGGGGCAAAGAGAATCTCATGCCGCACATCATCGCCTGTGTCGAGGGCTATGTGACGCTGGGAGAAATCGCGGATTCGCTGCGCGAGGTGTTTGGGAGGTATCAGGCGAAATAG
- a CDS encoding biotin--[acetyl-CoA-carboxylase] ligase, producing the protein MSRRTETPFWNPDTLQSLLPTRIVGRQLIVFNRITSTNDFLKRAARRGAATGSVVLADEQTAGRGRLQRPWQSPAGKGLWFSVLLRPQLAPEKLGMISLAIAAVVAEVFSKFCRQEFQVKWPNDVLFESRKVCGILCETQIVQDEIEAIIAGIGVNVSQQPQEFPGELRDRATSLEQICGHPVDRQHLLLELLAALEKNLFGNLRSKLVLLKAAWCSRCRDFGQHLTVTQAPMDKLKRITTGVFEGIGDSGELILRLSNGTLQFFSAGEITLAREGWSPSSP; encoded by the coding sequence ATGAGCCGACGCACTGAGACTCCCTTCTGGAATCCGGACACCCTGCAATCCCTGCTGCCGACGCGAATCGTCGGCCGCCAACTGATCGTTTTCAACCGCATCACTTCCACCAATGATTTTCTCAAGCGTGCGGCACGGCGCGGCGCGGCCACCGGCAGTGTGGTGTTGGCGGATGAACAAACCGCGGGCCGCGGCCGCCTGCAGCGGCCCTGGCAATCGCCGGCCGGCAAGGGCTTGTGGTTCTCCGTGTTGTTGCGGCCGCAGCTTGCGCCCGAAAAACTCGGCATGATTTCACTGGCGATTGCAGCGGTGGTGGCGGAAGTGTTTTCGAAGTTTTGCCGGCAGGAATTTCAAGTGAAATGGCCGAACGACGTGTTGTTTGAAAGCCGGAAAGTGTGCGGCATCCTGTGTGAAACGCAAATCGTGCAGGATGAAATCGAGGCGATCATTGCCGGCATCGGCGTGAACGTGTCGCAACAGCCGCAGGAATTTCCCGGCGAGCTGCGCGACCGCGCCACTTCGCTGGAACAGATTTGCGGACATCCGGTCGATCGCCAGCATCTGTTGCTCGAGCTGCTGGCCGCGCTGGAGAAAAACCTGTTCGGCAATCTGCGCAGCAAACTGGTGCTGCTCAAAGCCGCGTGGTGCAGCCGCTGCCGCGATTTCGGCCAGCACCTGACCGTGACGCAGGCACCGATGGACAAGCTCAAACGCATCACCACCGGTGTGTTCGAAGGCATTGGCGACAGCGGTGAGTTGATCCTGCGGCTTTCCAACGGCACCCTGCAATTCTTCTCGGCCGGCGAGATCACCCTGGCGCGCGAAGGCTGGTCGCCTTCCAGCCCCTGA
- a CDS encoding type III pantothenate kinase gives MLLVIDIGNTNITLGLLEQHRLAASWRLHSKNAHTSDEVWIMLKLLLESEGFGLAQIRGCALSSVVPHLTPVFERMIQQRLNVPSVNVTSDLDTGIKILYENPQQVGADRICNAVAGYAKFGGPLVVVDFGTATTFDVVTRNAEYLGGIIAPGPETTATVLHHVSAKLPRVELEFPPSVIGRTTETSIQAGLMFGGVELIDGLNRRIKRELGEDTHIIATGGLANVFLPYLDTVERVEPDLTLEGLGIIFARCAPR, from the coding sequence ATGCTTCTCGTCATTGACATCGGCAACACCAACATCACGCTCGGCCTGCTCGAACAACACCGCCTCGCGGCAAGCTGGCGGCTGCACAGCAAGAACGCCCACACCAGCGACGAAGTCTGGATCATGCTGAAGCTGCTGCTGGAATCGGAGGGCTTTGGCCTCGCGCAAATCCGGGGCTGTGCGCTCAGTTCGGTGGTGCCGCATCTCACGCCGGTTTTCGAACGCATGATACAGCAGCGGCTCAACGTTCCCTCCGTAAACGTCACTTCGGATTTGGACACCGGCATCAAAATCCTGTACGAGAATCCACAGCAAGTGGGCGCCGATCGCATTTGCAACGCGGTGGCGGGTTATGCCAAATTCGGCGGGCCGTTGGTGGTGGTGGATTTCGGCACGGCCACGACCTTCGACGTCGTGACCCGCAACGCGGAGTATCTCGGCGGCATCATCGCGCCGGGGCCGGAGACCACGGCAACTGTTTTACATCACGTGTCGGCCAAACTGCCGCGCGTGGAATTGGAATTTCCGCCAAGTGTGATTGGCCGTACCACAGAAACGAGTATTCAGGCGGGCTTGATGTTCGGCGGGGTGGAGTTGATCGACGGCCTCAATCGCCGCATCAAACGCGAACTGGGCGAGGACACGCACATTATCGCCACGGGCGGACTGGCGAATGTGTTCCTACCTTACCTTGACACCGTTGAGCGCGTCGAGCCGGATTTGACACTGGAGGGTTTGGGAATTATTTTCGCGCGCTGTGCCCCGCGCTGA